From the genome of Terriglobia bacterium, one region includes:
- a CDS encoding PA2779 family protein, giving the protein MSFIHRRYLQLVAATFLFAVFVVPQLAAQSHVVSQADLQKETVSATQIRQQNIDKLTNALAAPKVQKAMKAAQLDPAQVKTAVSSLSSAELAQLASRANNAQNDFAAGRIDDHDLLLILVAIAALILIIVAVH; this is encoded by the coding sequence ATGTCTTTCATCCACAGGCGGTATCTTCAGCTTGTGGCCGCTACGTTCCTGTTCGCGGTCTTCGTTGTTCCGCAACTTGCAGCGCAGAGCCATGTCGTAAGCCAGGCCGACCTGCAGAAAGAAACCGTCTCGGCCACACAAATCCGTCAGCAGAATATCGACAAGCTGACGAACGCCCTTGCCGCACCGAAGGTGCAGAAAGCAATGAAGGCGGCGCAACTTGATCCGGCGCAGGTGAAGACTGCGGTCTCTTCTCTCTCCAGCGCCGAACTCGCGCAACTCGCCTCGCGCGCGAACAACGCGCAGAACGATTTCGCCGCCGGCAGGATCGACGATCACGACCTTCTGCTCATTCTCGTCGCGATCGCGGCACTGATCCTGATCATCGTCGCGGTCCACTAG
- a CDS encoding C39 family peptidase, which yields MGLSAAFTHSAADTGVWLDVPFVQQSKDGCGAASIAMVMQYWIRQSGRQPTKAADAVHIFGQIHSPEAHGIYASAMERYLQQQGYRTFVFRGAWSDLDQHLRKGRPLIVALKPVENSQALHYVVVAGVDTGRNLVMFNDPAGRKLEKLDRRTFEKEWNVTGNWTLLAVPQS from the coding sequence GTGGGTCTTTCCGCGGCCTTCACGCATTCCGCTGCGGATACCGGAGTCTGGCTCGACGTTCCCTTCGTCCAGCAGTCGAAAGATGGGTGCGGCGCCGCGTCCATCGCGATGGTGATGCAGTACTGGATCCGCCAGTCAGGCCGGCAACCGACTAAAGCTGCCGACGCGGTGCACATATTCGGCCAAATTCATTCGCCGGAAGCGCACGGCATCTACGCTTCAGCGATGGAGCGATACCTGCAGCAACAGGGTTATAGAACATTCGTCTTTCGCGGCGCGTGGTCCGATCTCGATCAGCACCTGCGAAAAGGTCGTCCGCTGATCGTGGCGCTGAAGCCGGTCGAGAACAGTCAAGCCTTGCACTATGTCGTCGTCGCAGGCGTGGACACCGGCCGCAATCTGGTAATGTTCAATGATCCCGCCGGACGCAAACTAGAGAAGCTGGATCGAAGGACCTTCGAAAAAGAGTGGAACGTCACCGGAAACTGGACGCTGCTCGCCGTGCCTCAATCCTGA
- a CDS encoding tetratricopeptide repeat protein produces the protein MERHRKLDAARRASILSAALLYILLPSFVPAAAQSSSSREERPSGNAVEVPPSRSSDIPIFRSSDAARQDLDNLHQLFAQKRWAEIVAIVQPFSNRSADTDYIYGTALAKLNRWPEARECFLAGRKLAPRDSRFPEELAGVAFKQKNRSEARHWLFVALHLNPKDDYANDFLGTLYFLDGNLEAALKYWNRVQKPVLQNVRTGPELRTDLVLIDRALAFAPASMMTRPQYLASTARLGGLGIFPQFNIQLEARNDGKFDAALNASELNGFGSNMWSALLSTFRGVPFETITPEYSNVRGEAINIHSLFRWDKNKRRISAEISAPLRRDPRWLWRLSTGLRNENWSLENFSVLPIDSLGDLNMRRESALAGIASYRSGKWNWSTGGEFSHRNFRNLAVDSTLPQSLFVNGNQLKHFARINYGLLRLPEHRFFITTSASTEEGRFWSTQDSTFAKLQFSSSQHWFPRATSDDYEMQSKVSYGRTFGDVPFDELFMLGIERDNNLMLRAHVGTKDGLKGSAPLGRNYFLSNWEIDKQIYNAGLFRLTLGPFLDTGKITDPNPALGSRKWLYDTGAQLKLRVLDVGFAVVYGKDLRSGNNTLYVYLVR, from the coding sequence GTGGAACGTCACCGGAAACTGGACGCTGCTCGCCGTGCCTCAATCCTGAGTGCAGCGCTCCTGTACATCTTGTTGCCGTCGTTTGTGCCGGCCGCCGCGCAGAGTTCGTCATCCCGAGAGGAACGCCCGTCCGGTAACGCAGTCGAAGTACCCCCATCTCGCTCTTCCGATATTCCGATCTTTCGATCTTCCGATGCCGCCCGGCAGGACCTCGATAATCTCCACCAACTCTTCGCCCAGAAGCGCTGGGCCGAAATCGTCGCCATCGTCCAGCCCTTTTCCAATCGCTCTGCCGACACCGACTACATCTACGGCACCGCACTCGCCAAGCTCAACCGATGGCCCGAAGCTCGCGAATGCTTCCTCGCGGGCCGTAAGCTCGCCCCACGTGATTCGCGCTTCCCGGAAGAGCTCGCCGGTGTCGCCTTCAAACAAAAGAACCGTTCCGAAGCGAGGCACTGGCTTTTCGTCGCCTTACATCTCAATCCGAAAGACGACTACGCCAATGATTTCCTCGGCACACTCTATTTTCTCGACGGCAATCTAGAAGCCGCGTTGAAGTACTGGAACCGCGTCCAAAAGCCAGTGCTGCAAAATGTCCGCACCGGACCTGAACTTCGAACAGACCTCGTGCTCATCGATCGCGCCCTCGCATTCGCTCCTGCAAGCATGATGACGCGCCCCCAATATCTCGCCTCAACCGCGCGCCTCGGCGGCCTCGGAATCTTTCCTCAGTTCAACATCCAACTCGAGGCCCGCAACGACGGCAAATTCGACGCTGCGCTGAACGCCAGCGAACTCAACGGCTTTGGCAGTAACATGTGGTCCGCTCTCCTGTCGACATTTCGCGGAGTCCCCTTCGAAACTATCACTCCCGAGTATTCGAATGTCCGCGGCGAAGCCATCAACATCCACTCTCTCTTCCGCTGGGATAAGAACAAACGCCGCATCAGCGCCGAAATTTCCGCTCCGCTGCGACGCGACCCACGCTGGCTTTGGCGACTCTCGACCGGCCTCCGAAACGAGAACTGGTCGCTCGAAAATTTCTCCGTTCTGCCAATCGACTCTCTTGGCGATCTCAACATGCGCCGCGAATCCGCGCTCGCCGGGATCGCTTCGTATCGCAGCGGAAAGTGGAACTGGTCCACCGGCGGCGAGTTCTCCCACCGCAATTTCCGCAACCTTGCTGTCGATTCAACTCTGCCACAATCTCTTTTCGTGAACGGTAACCAGCTCAAGCACTTCGCTCGCATCAACTACGGCCTGCTTCGCCTGCCCGAACATCGTTTCTTCATCACTACGTCGGCATCGACCGAGGAAGGGCGGTTCTGGAGCACACAAGACTCCACTTTTGCGAAGCTCCAATTCTCGTCCTCGCAGCACTGGTTCCCCCGTGCGACCAGCGACGATTACGAGATGCAGAGCAAGGTCAGCTATGGCCGCACATTTGGCGACGTACCGTTTGACGAATTATTCATGCTAGGAATCGAGCGCGACAATAACCTCATGCTCCGCGCACACGTCGGAACAAAAGACGGCCTTAAAGGCAGCGCGCCTCTCGGCAGGAACTATTTTCTGTCCAATTGGGAAATCGATAAGCAGATTTACAACGCCGGTCTTTTCCGCCTCACGCTCGGCCCATTCCTCGACACCGGCAAGATCACAGACCCGAACCCAGCGCTGGGTTCGCGCAAGTGGCTCTACGACACCGGCGCCCAACTCAAACTCCGCGTCCTTGATGTCGGGTTCGCCGTCGTTTACGGCAAGGATCTCCGCTCCGGCAATAACACCTTGTACGTATACCTCGTCCGCTAG
- the glpK gene encoding glycerol kinase GlpK codes for MSTQKKKYVLALDQGTTSSRAILFDRTGTPMAVAQKEFEQIYPAPGQVEHDPEAIWNSQLEVAREVLRSSGISAEEIAAIGIANQRETTIVWDRKTGKPVANAIVWQSRVTAPICEDLHHGGNDELIRAKTGLVIDPYFSATKLKHLLDTVPGLRERAEDGEALFGTVDSFLLWRLTGGKRHATDVSNASRTMLFNIHSCEWDEELLRLLEIPRVMLPEIVASSEVCGETEPSLLGSVIPIAGIAGDQQAALFGQLCFEPGMAKATYGTGCFVLLNTGSRAPQQQGGLLTTVGWKIGDELTYCVEGAVFIAGAVVQWMRDGLKAIAQSADIEALSNSVEDSNGVYFVPAFVGLGAPYWDPDARGMIIGLTRESTVAHVARAAIEAIALQTRDVLQAMQRDAGVGLAELRVDGGASRNNSLMQFQADIMDVRVRRPKVTETTALGAAYLAGLATGFWKSRDELTEQWSLDREFEPKMQPRDREARYLRWVNAVERVRGWARADI; via the coding sequence ATGAGCACACAAAAGAAGAAATATGTGCTAGCGCTGGACCAGGGAACCACGTCGAGCCGGGCCATTCTTTTTGACCGCACCGGAACGCCAATGGCGGTTGCCCAGAAGGAGTTCGAGCAGATATATCCTGCGCCGGGACAGGTAGAGCATGACCCCGAGGCGATCTGGAATTCGCAGCTGGAGGTCGCACGCGAAGTGCTGCGCAGCTCAGGAATCTCTGCGGAAGAGATCGCCGCAATCGGGATTGCCAATCAGCGCGAAACGACCATTGTGTGGGATCGGAAGACCGGGAAGCCAGTGGCGAACGCCATCGTGTGGCAGAGCCGGGTGACCGCGCCGATCTGCGAGGACCTGCACCACGGTGGGAACGACGAGCTGATACGCGCGAAGACAGGGCTGGTGATCGATCCATATTTCTCTGCGACGAAGCTGAAGCATCTTCTGGATACGGTTCCCGGATTGCGCGAGCGTGCGGAAGATGGAGAGGCGCTGTTCGGGACCGTGGATTCCTTTCTTCTGTGGCGGCTGACGGGAGGGAAGCGGCACGCGACTGACGTAAGCAATGCGAGCCGGACGATGCTGTTCAACATTCATTCGTGCGAATGGGATGAAGAGCTGCTGCGGCTATTGGAGATTCCGCGGGTGATGCTGCCGGAGATTGTGGCGTCGAGCGAGGTTTGCGGCGAGACCGAGCCGTCGCTGCTAGGAAGTGTGATTCCAATTGCAGGAATTGCGGGGGATCAGCAGGCGGCGCTGTTTGGTCAACTCTGTTTCGAGCCGGGAATGGCGAAGGCGACGTACGGGACAGGATGCTTCGTGCTGCTCAATACCGGGTCGCGTGCGCCTCAACAGCAGGGCGGATTGCTGACGACGGTCGGGTGGAAGATTGGCGACGAGCTGACGTATTGCGTTGAGGGCGCGGTGTTTATCGCCGGCGCGGTGGTGCAGTGGATGCGCGATGGGCTGAAGGCGATCGCACAGTCGGCAGACATTGAGGCGCTGAGCAACTCGGTGGAAGACTCGAATGGCGTCTATTTTGTGCCAGCGTTCGTTGGGCTCGGAGCGCCTTATTGGGACCCCGATGCCCGAGGAATGATCATTGGGCTGACGAGGGAGTCGACGGTTGCGCATGTAGCGAGGGCGGCGATTGAGGCGATTGCGTTGCAGACGCGCGACGTCTTGCAGGCGATGCAGCGCGATGCGGGAGTCGGACTGGCGGAATTGCGGGTCGATGGTGGTGCCAGCCGGAATAACTCACTGATGCAATTCCAGGCGGACATCATGGACGTGAGAGTCCGGCGGCCGAAGGTAACGGAAACGACGGCGCTCGGGGCAGCTTACCTGGCGGGGCTTGCGACAGGATTCTGGAAGTCGCGGGACGAGTTGACGGAGCAGTGGAGCCTGGATCGGGAGTTTGAGCCGAAGATGCAACCACGCGACCGCGAAGCGCGATATCTGCGCTGGGTGAATGCGGTCGAACGAGTGAGAGGGTGGGCGAGAGCGGACATCTGA
- a CDS encoding OsmC family protein produces the protein MVSCNLTLTQPTGSGRQFVATSGTGHHLIIDDAAGATGAKPIELVAIALAGCTAFDVINILRKKRQTVTGYQVSCEADQAADPPQVFTDVRIHHVITGEVTPSAIEDAIRLSEEKYCSVGAMIGKSAKIHTTYEILDSSLVGAK, from the coding sequence ATGGTTTCTTGCAATCTTACTCTTACTCAGCCGACAGGTTCCGGGCGCCAGTTCGTCGCCACCAGCGGCACTGGACACCACTTAATTATCGATGACGCGGCGGGCGCGACCGGCGCCAAGCCAATCGAACTCGTCGCCATTGCTCTGGCTGGCTGTACGGCATTTGACGTGATCAACATACTCCGCAAAAAACGTCAGACGGTGACCGGGTACCAGGTCTCCTGTGAGGCTGACCAGGCCGCTGATCCGCCTCAGGTGTTCACCGATGTCCGGATCCATCATGTGATTACGGGAGAGGTCACTCCATCCGCAATTGAGGATGCAATTCGCCTCTCCGAGGAGAAGTATTGTTCAGTGGGTGCGATGATCGGCAAGAGCGCGAAGATCCATACGACTTACGAGATCCTCGATTCGTCGCTGGTCGGAGCAAAATAA
- a CDS encoding metalloregulator ArsR/SmtB family transcription factor, giving the protein MKRSNGRKPFAIDDRIFERQAVICKAFAHPKRLKLLSLLSDGERPMSELQKELSLSRANMSQHVAILRAAGVIDTYRNGQHMYCFLAFPEVKKACHLIHEVLRSQIRDQKKFAI; this is encoded by the coding sequence GTGAAAAGATCAAACGGACGGAAGCCTTTCGCGATTGACGACAGGATCTTCGAGCGACAGGCGGTCATCTGCAAGGCATTCGCTCATCCGAAGCGATTGAAGTTGCTGTCGCTGCTCAGCGATGGCGAACGGCCAATGTCGGAATTGCAGAAGGAACTGTCGCTCTCCCGCGCAAATATGTCGCAACACGTGGCTATTCTTCGCGCTGCCGGTGTGATCGATACTTACCGCAACGGGCAGCACATGTATTGTTTTCTCGCGTTTCCCGAGGTGAAGAAAGCCTGTCACCTGATCCACGAAGTTCTGCGCAGCCAGATTCGCGATCAGAAGAAGTTCGCAATCTAA
- a CDS encoding cytochrome b/b6 domain-containing protein, with amino-acid sequence MSFEAIPNLPVPLTAEQAEIMAQNRIKKHHVAIVLLHWFNAIVWAFELATGSALIVAPSYRFMPQWYLTFMEELFGTRANLLRAHIAFGMTWMIVFLVYAIFGWRDYLHTEVLRKEVGLDEDDFSWLRVRLLLLLNRTKEPLPPQGAYNAGQKLYALMVYVMIPVIMITGVVMTFHLGTVLVQWAMLLHFLAVGSVVSGLMIHVYMGAVFPEERPAFYSMITGMVDELYAYRHHFKWWREVKILQREWECEQNAQAKPEGILQSVTEIMAESPTPEEGERDHK; translated from the coding sequence ATGTCATTTGAGGCTATTCCCAACCTCCCGGTTCCGCTGACGGCAGAGCAGGCCGAAATCATGGCTCAGAACCGTATCAAGAAGCACCACGTGGCCATCGTGCTTCTGCACTGGTTCAACGCCATTGTCTGGGCTTTTGAACTGGCCACGGGGTCGGCGCTGATTGTCGCTCCATCCTACCGGTTCATGCCGCAGTGGTACCTAACGTTCATGGAAGAGCTGTTCGGCACTCGCGCCAACCTGCTGCGTGCGCATATTGCCTTCGGAATGACTTGGATGATCGTCTTCCTCGTCTATGCGATATTTGGCTGGCGCGATTACCTGCACACGGAAGTTCTTCGTAAGGAAGTCGGTCTGGACGAAGATGACTTCTCCTGGCTGAGAGTCCGATTGTTGCTCCTGTTGAACCGGACGAAAGAACCGCTACCACCCCAGGGCGCCTACAACGCCGGGCAGAAACTTTATGCGCTCATGGTTTACGTCATGATCCCCGTCATCATGATCACGGGCGTGGTCATGACTTTTCACCTCGGCACCGTTCTCGTGCAATGGGCCATGCTGCTGCATTTCCTGGCGGTGGGCAGTGTAGTCTCTGGTCTCATGATCCACGTTTATATGGGAGCCGTTTTTCCCGAAGAACGTCCGGCATTCTATTCCATGATCACCGGCATGGTCGACGAGCTCTATGCGTACCGGCATCACTTTAAGTGGTGGCGTGAGGTGAAAATCCTGCAACGGGAATGGGAGTGCGAACAGAATGCGCAGGCGAAACCCGAAGGGATCCTCCAAAGTGTTACCGAGATCATGGCGGAGAGCCCAACCCCGGAGGAGGGTGAGCGGGATCACAAATGA